Proteins found in one Brachyhypopomus gauderio isolate BG-103 unplaced genomic scaffold, BGAUD_0.2 sc255, whole genome shotgun sequence genomic segment:
- the LOC143504303 gene encoding sodium/calcium exchanger 1-like isoform X2 codes for MHLSPKVLSFFLLLLLTCLADCSNASSPDLHYSDSNCSQGDVCSEGVILPVWNPLNPSVGDKVARAIVYFVALVYMFLGMSIIADRFMSSIEVITSQEKEITIKRPNGEIATATVRIWNETVSNLTLMALGSSAPEILLSVIEVCGHHFEAGDLGPSTIVGSAAFNMFVIIGLCVYVVPDGETRKVKHLRVFFVTAAWSIFAYVWLYIILCVLSPGEVEVWEAVLTFLFFPVCVVQAWVADRRLLFYKYARKHYRADKSHGIVVETEAGDDIAKETGFTKMDMLELDGMATHLDGVLGAGDGPAGRDQEEEARRDMARTLKELKQRHPDKDMEQLIEMANYQVLVQQQKSRAFYRIQATRMMIGAGNILKKHAADQARKVVSGGETREQEDDPYTTRLEFEPALYQCFENCGTLKLTVGRHGGDPGCTVKVDYRTEDGTANAGSDYEFAEGTLVFKPGEGLKELTVGIIDDDIFEEDEYFYVHLSNPRIVGWADGHPIAMDTGAPAPKAALGEACTATVTIYDDDHAGIFTFESEATRVSESVGTMQVKVQRTSGARGLVAVPYRTTDGTARGGEDYEETCGKLEFQNDETMEAGRGPVSSLPPLTRWEDCCLGHVRKIIEVKIIDDEEYEKNKIFTIELGEPVLLEIGQKHGDSNENKPAVLAEEEEVAKMGCPSLGEHSRLSVVIEESYEFKSTVDKLIKKTNLALVVGSSSWREQFVSAVTVSAGDDDDEESGEERLPSCFDYIMHFLTVFWKVLFAFVPPTEYWNGWACFIVSILLIGVLTAVTGDLASHFGCTVGLKDSVTAVVFVALGTSVPDTFASKVAAIQDQYADASIGNVTGSNAVNVFLGIGVAWTIAAVYWRTKGKPFRVAPGSLAFSVTLFTALCVVSVSVLLYRRRPSVASGELGGPRTCKMLTSLFFIFLWLLYILLASLEAYCHIPGF; via the exons ATGCATCTCTCCCCCAAggtcctctctttctttctcctacTGCTCCTCACCTGTCTTGCGGACTGCTCTAATGCCAGCTCCCCTGACCTCCACTACTCCGACAGTAACTGCTCCCAAGGTGACGTCTGCTCCGAGGGCGTGATTTTACCTGTGTGGAACCCTCTGAACCCATCAGTGGGAGACAAGGTGGCCCGTGCCATCGTCTACTTCGTAGCGTTGGTCTACATGTTCCTGGGCATGTCCATCATAGCGGACCGATTCATGTCATCCATCGAGGTCATCACCTCCCAGGAGAAGGAGATCACCATCAAGAGGCCCAACGGCGAGATCGCCACCGCTACGGTGCGCATCTGGAACGAGACCGTCTCCAACTTGACCCTCATGGCTCTGGGCTCGTCCGCCCCCGAGATCCTGCTCTCGGTCATCGAGGTGTGCGGGCACCACTTCGAAGCCGGAGATCTCGGCCCGAGCACGATCGTGGGCAGCGCCGCCTTCAACATGTTTGTCATCATCGGGCTGTGCGTGTACGTGGTGCCGGACGGTGAGACGCGGAAGGTCAAGCACCTACGCGTCTTCTTCGTGACGGCGGCGTGGAGCATCTTCGCCTACGTCTGGCTCTACATCATCCTGTGCGTGCTGTCGCccggagaggtggaggtgtgggaggccGTGCTCACGTTCCTCTTCTTCCCGGTGTGTGTGGTCCAGGCCTGGGTCGCCGACCGCCGCCTGCTCTTCTACAAGTACGCACGCAAGCATTACCGCGCCGACAAGAGCCACGGCATCGTCGTGGAGACGGAGGCAGGCGATGACATAGCCAAGGAGACGGGCTTCACCAAGATGGACATGCTGGAGCTGGACGGCATGGCGACTCACCTGGATGGTGTGCTGGGTGCTGGAGATGGACCTGCGGGGCGGGATCAGGAAGAGGAGGCCAGGAGGGACATGGCCAGGACGCTGAAGGAGCTCAAGCAGAGACACCCAGACAAAGACATGGAGCAACTCATAGAGATGGCCAACTATCAG GTGCTGGTCCAGCAGCAGAAGAGTCGCGCCTTCTACCGTATCCAGGCCACGAGGATGATGATTGGCGCGGGCAACATCTTAAAGAAGCACGCGGCAGACCAGGCGCGCAAGGTGGTGAGCGGCGGCGAGACGCGCGAGCAGGAGGACGACCCCTACACCACGCGGCTGGAGTTCGAGCCAGCCCTCTACCAGTGCTTCGAGAACTGTGGCACACTGAAGCTCACCGTGGGGAGACACGGCGGGGACCCGGGCTGCACCGTCAAG GTGGACTACCGTACCGAGGACGGTACTGCCAACGCAGGCTCCGATTACGAGTTTGCAGAGGGCACGCTGGTCTTCAAGCCAGGAGAGGGTCTGAAGGAGCTGACGGTAGGTATCATCGACGACGACATCTTCGAGGAAGATGAGTACTTTTACGTCCACCTGAGCAACCCCCGCATCGTGGGCTGGGCTGACGGGCACCCCATCGCCATGGACACCGGAGCCCCCGCCCCCAAGGCGGCCCTGGGCGAGGCTTGCACCGCCACGGTGACGATCTACGACGACGACCACGCGGGCATCTTCACGTTCGAGAGCGAGGCGACACGCGTGAGCGAGAGCGTGGGCACCATGCAGGTGAAGGTCCAGCGGACGTCCGGGGCGCGGGGCCTGGTCGCCGTGCCCTACCGCACCACAGACGGCACGGCCCGCGGGGGCGAGGACTACGAGGAAACCTGTGGAAAGCTCGAGTTCCAAAATGACGAGACCAT GGAAGCGGGCCGTGGGCCTGTGTCATCGCTGCCCCCTTTGACCAGATGGGAGGACTGCTGTCTAGGACACGTCAG GAAGATCATTGAAGTGAAGATTATTGATGATGAAGAGTATGAGAAAAATAAAATCTTCACCATTGAGCTGGGCGAACCTGTTCTCCTGGAGATTGGACAGAAACATG GGGACTCTAACGAGAACAAGCCTGCAGTGTtagcggaggaggaggaggtggctAAGATGGGGTGTCCCAGTCTGGGGGAGCACAGCAGGCTGTCGGTGGTGATTGAGGAGTCGTATGAGTTTAAG agcacagTGGATAAGCTCATTAAGAAGACCAACCTGGCTCTGGTGGTAGGCAGCAGCAGCTGGAGAGAGCAGTTTGTCAGCGCGGTTACCGTGAGCGCAG gtgatgatgatgatgaggagagCGGAGAGGAGCGTCTGCCCTCCTGTTTTGACTACATCATGCACTTCCTCACAGTCTTCTGGAAGGTTCTTTTTGCCTTCGTACCGCCGACCGAGTACTGGAACGGCTGGGCATGTTTCATCGTGTCGATCTTGCTGATCGGAGTCCTGACGGCGGTGACAGGTGACTTGGCGTCCCACTTCGGCTGCACCGTCGGACTGAAGGACTCCGTCACCGCCGTGGTGTTTGTGGCACTGGGCACCTCTGTACCAG ACACATTTGCCAGTAAGGTTGCAGCCATCCAGGACCAGTACGCCGATGCCTCCATCGGGAACGTGACGGGCAGCAACGCCGTGAACGTCTTCCTGGGCATCGGCGTGGCGTGGACCATCGCTGCCGTGTACTGGCGCACCAAAGGCAAGCCCTTCCGGGTGGCGCCGGGCTCCTTGGCGTTCTCCGTCACTCTGTTCACGGCGCTGTGCGTGGTGTCCGTCAGCGTGCTCCTGTACCGCCGGCGCCCCTCGGTGGCCTCGGGGGAGCTGGGTGGCCCGCGGACTTGCAAGATGCTGACGTCGCTGTTCTTCATTTTCCTCTGGCTCCTCTACATCCTGCTGGCCTCCCTGGAAGCATACTGTCACATTCCTGGATtctga
- the LOC143504303 gene encoding sodium/calcium exchanger 1-like isoform X3 produces the protein MHLSPKVLSFFLLLLLTCLADCSNASSPDLHYSDSNCSQGDVCSEGVILPVWNPLNPSVGDKVARAIVYFVALVYMFLGMSIIADRFMSSIEVITSQEKEITIKRPNGEIATATVRIWNETVSNLTLMALGSSAPEILLSVIEVCGHHFEAGDLGPSTIVGSAAFNMFVIIGLCVYVVPDGETRKVKHLRVFFVTAAWSIFAYVWLYIILCVLSPGEVEVWEAVLTFLFFPVCVVQAWVADRRLLFYKYARKHYRADKSHGIVVETEAGDDIAKETGFTKMDMLELDGMATHLDGVLGAGDGPAGRDQEEEARRDMARTLKELKQRHPDKDMEQLIEMANYQVLVQQQKSRAFYRIQATRMMIGAGNILKKHAADQARKVVSGGETREQEDDPYTTRLEFEPALYQCFENCGTLKLTVGRHGGDPGCTVKVDYRTEDGTANAGSDYEFAEGTLVFKPGEGLKELTVGIIDDDIFEEDEYFYVHLSNPRIVGWADGHPIAMDTGAPAPKAALGEACTATVTIYDDDHAGIFTFESEATRVSESVGTMQVKVQRTSGARGLVAVPYRTTDGTARGGEDYEETCGKLEFQNDETMKIIEVKIIDDEEYEKNKIFTIELGEPVLLEIGQKHGDSNENKPAVLAEEEEVAKMGCPSLGEHSRLSVVIEESYEFKSTVDKLIKKTNLALVVGSSSWREQFVSAVTVSAGDDDDEESGEERLPSCFDYIMHFLTVFWKVLFAFVPPTEYWNGWACFIVSILLIGVLTAVTGDLASHFGCTVGLKDSVTAVVFVALGTSVPDTFASKVAAIQDQYADASIGNVTGSNAVNVFLGIGVAWTIAAVYWRTKGKPFRVAPGSLAFSVTLFTALCVVSVSVLLYRRRPSVASGELGGPRTCKMLTSLFFIFLWLLYILLASLEAYCHIPGF, from the exons ATGCATCTCTCCCCCAAggtcctctctttctttctcctacTGCTCCTCACCTGTCTTGCGGACTGCTCTAATGCCAGCTCCCCTGACCTCCACTACTCCGACAGTAACTGCTCCCAAGGTGACGTCTGCTCCGAGGGCGTGATTTTACCTGTGTGGAACCCTCTGAACCCATCAGTGGGAGACAAGGTGGCCCGTGCCATCGTCTACTTCGTAGCGTTGGTCTACATGTTCCTGGGCATGTCCATCATAGCGGACCGATTCATGTCATCCATCGAGGTCATCACCTCCCAGGAGAAGGAGATCACCATCAAGAGGCCCAACGGCGAGATCGCCACCGCTACGGTGCGCATCTGGAACGAGACCGTCTCCAACTTGACCCTCATGGCTCTGGGCTCGTCCGCCCCCGAGATCCTGCTCTCGGTCATCGAGGTGTGCGGGCACCACTTCGAAGCCGGAGATCTCGGCCCGAGCACGATCGTGGGCAGCGCCGCCTTCAACATGTTTGTCATCATCGGGCTGTGCGTGTACGTGGTGCCGGACGGTGAGACGCGGAAGGTCAAGCACCTACGCGTCTTCTTCGTGACGGCGGCGTGGAGCATCTTCGCCTACGTCTGGCTCTACATCATCCTGTGCGTGCTGTCGCccggagaggtggaggtgtgggaggccGTGCTCACGTTCCTCTTCTTCCCGGTGTGTGTGGTCCAGGCCTGGGTCGCCGACCGCCGCCTGCTCTTCTACAAGTACGCACGCAAGCATTACCGCGCCGACAAGAGCCACGGCATCGTCGTGGAGACGGAGGCAGGCGATGACATAGCCAAGGAGACGGGCTTCACCAAGATGGACATGCTGGAGCTGGACGGCATGGCGACTCACCTGGATGGTGTGCTGGGTGCTGGAGATGGACCTGCGGGGCGGGATCAGGAAGAGGAGGCCAGGAGGGACATGGCCAGGACGCTGAAGGAGCTCAAGCAGAGACACCCAGACAAAGACATGGAGCAACTCATAGAGATGGCCAACTATCAG GTGCTGGTCCAGCAGCAGAAGAGTCGCGCCTTCTACCGTATCCAGGCCACGAGGATGATGATTGGCGCGGGCAACATCTTAAAGAAGCACGCGGCAGACCAGGCGCGCAAGGTGGTGAGCGGCGGCGAGACGCGCGAGCAGGAGGACGACCCCTACACCACGCGGCTGGAGTTCGAGCCAGCCCTCTACCAGTGCTTCGAGAACTGTGGCACACTGAAGCTCACCGTGGGGAGACACGGCGGGGACCCGGGCTGCACCGTCAAG GTGGACTACCGTACCGAGGACGGTACTGCCAACGCAGGCTCCGATTACGAGTTTGCAGAGGGCACGCTGGTCTTCAAGCCAGGAGAGGGTCTGAAGGAGCTGACGGTAGGTATCATCGACGACGACATCTTCGAGGAAGATGAGTACTTTTACGTCCACCTGAGCAACCCCCGCATCGTGGGCTGGGCTGACGGGCACCCCATCGCCATGGACACCGGAGCCCCCGCCCCCAAGGCGGCCCTGGGCGAGGCTTGCACCGCCACGGTGACGATCTACGACGACGACCACGCGGGCATCTTCACGTTCGAGAGCGAGGCGACACGCGTGAGCGAGAGCGTGGGCACCATGCAGGTGAAGGTCCAGCGGACGTCCGGGGCGCGGGGCCTGGTCGCCGTGCCCTACCGCACCACAGACGGCACGGCCCGCGGGGGCGAGGACTACGAGGAAACCTGTGGAAAGCTCGAGTTCCAAAATGACGAGACCAT GAAGATCATTGAAGTGAAGATTATTGATGATGAAGAGTATGAGAAAAATAAAATCTTCACCATTGAGCTGGGCGAACCTGTTCTCCTGGAGATTGGACAGAAACATG GGGACTCTAACGAGAACAAGCCTGCAGTGTtagcggaggaggaggaggtggctAAGATGGGGTGTCCCAGTCTGGGGGAGCACAGCAGGCTGTCGGTGGTGATTGAGGAGTCGTATGAGTTTAAG agcacagTGGATAAGCTCATTAAGAAGACCAACCTGGCTCTGGTGGTAGGCAGCAGCAGCTGGAGAGAGCAGTTTGTCAGCGCGGTTACCGTGAGCGCAG gtgatgatgatgatgaggagagCGGAGAGGAGCGTCTGCCCTCCTGTTTTGACTACATCATGCACTTCCTCACAGTCTTCTGGAAGGTTCTTTTTGCCTTCGTACCGCCGACCGAGTACTGGAACGGCTGGGCATGTTTCATCGTGTCGATCTTGCTGATCGGAGTCCTGACGGCGGTGACAGGTGACTTGGCGTCCCACTTCGGCTGCACCGTCGGACTGAAGGACTCCGTCACCGCCGTGGTGTTTGTGGCACTGGGCACCTCTGTACCAG ACACATTTGCCAGTAAGGTTGCAGCCATCCAGGACCAGTACGCCGATGCCTCCATCGGGAACGTGACGGGCAGCAACGCCGTGAACGTCTTCCTGGGCATCGGCGTGGCGTGGACCATCGCTGCCGTGTACTGGCGCACCAAAGGCAAGCCCTTCCGGGTGGCGCCGGGCTCCTTGGCGTTCTCCGTCACTCTGTTCACGGCGCTGTGCGTGGTGTCCGTCAGCGTGCTCCTGTACCGCCGGCGCCCCTCGGTGGCCTCGGGGGAGCTGGGTGGCCCGCGGACTTGCAAGATGCTGACGTCGCTGTTCTTCATTTTCCTCTGGCTCCTCTACATCCTGCTGGCCTCCCTGGAAGCATACTGTCACATTCCTGGATtctga
- the LOC143504303 gene encoding sodium/calcium exchanger 1-like isoform X1: MHLSPKVLSFFLLLLLTCLADCSNASSPDLHYSDSNCSQGDVCSEGVILPVWNPLNPSVGDKVARAIVYFVALVYMFLGMSIIADRFMSSIEVITSQEKEITIKRPNGEIATATVRIWNETVSNLTLMALGSSAPEILLSVIEVCGHHFEAGDLGPSTIVGSAAFNMFVIIGLCVYVVPDGETRKVKHLRVFFVTAAWSIFAYVWLYIILCVLSPGEVEVWEAVLTFLFFPVCVVQAWVADRRLLFYKYARKHYRADKSHGIVVETEAGDDIAKETGFTKMDMLELDGMATHLDGVLGAGDGPAGRDQEEEARRDMARTLKELKQRHPDKDMEQLIEMANYQVLVQQQKSRAFYRIQATRMMIGAGNILKKHAADQARKVVSGGETREQEDDPYTTRLEFEPALYQCFENCGTLKLTVGRHGGDPGCTVKVDYRTEDGTANAGSDYEFAEGTLVFKPGEGLKELTVGIIDDDIFEEDEYFYVHLSNPRIVGWADGHPIAMDTGAPAPKAALGEACTATVTIYDDDHAGIFTFESEATRVSESVGTMQVKVQRTSGARGLVAVPYRTTDGTARGGEDYEETCGKLEFQNDETIREAGRGPVSSLPPLTRWEDCCLGHVRKIIEVKIIDDEEYEKNKIFTIELGEPVLLEIGQKHGDSNENKPAVLAEEEEVAKMGCPSLGEHSRLSVVIEESYEFKSTVDKLIKKTNLALVVGSSSWREQFVSAVTVSAGDDDDEESGEERLPSCFDYIMHFLTVFWKVLFAFVPPTEYWNGWACFIVSILLIGVLTAVTGDLASHFGCTVGLKDSVTAVVFVALGTSVPDTFASKVAAIQDQYADASIGNVTGSNAVNVFLGIGVAWTIAAVYWRTKGKPFRVAPGSLAFSVTLFTALCVVSVSVLLYRRRPSVASGELGGPRTCKMLTSLFFIFLWLLYILLASLEAYCHIPGF, encoded by the exons ATGCATCTCTCCCCCAAggtcctctctttctttctcctacTGCTCCTCACCTGTCTTGCGGACTGCTCTAATGCCAGCTCCCCTGACCTCCACTACTCCGACAGTAACTGCTCCCAAGGTGACGTCTGCTCCGAGGGCGTGATTTTACCTGTGTGGAACCCTCTGAACCCATCAGTGGGAGACAAGGTGGCCCGTGCCATCGTCTACTTCGTAGCGTTGGTCTACATGTTCCTGGGCATGTCCATCATAGCGGACCGATTCATGTCATCCATCGAGGTCATCACCTCCCAGGAGAAGGAGATCACCATCAAGAGGCCCAACGGCGAGATCGCCACCGCTACGGTGCGCATCTGGAACGAGACCGTCTCCAACTTGACCCTCATGGCTCTGGGCTCGTCCGCCCCCGAGATCCTGCTCTCGGTCATCGAGGTGTGCGGGCACCACTTCGAAGCCGGAGATCTCGGCCCGAGCACGATCGTGGGCAGCGCCGCCTTCAACATGTTTGTCATCATCGGGCTGTGCGTGTACGTGGTGCCGGACGGTGAGACGCGGAAGGTCAAGCACCTACGCGTCTTCTTCGTGACGGCGGCGTGGAGCATCTTCGCCTACGTCTGGCTCTACATCATCCTGTGCGTGCTGTCGCccggagaggtggaggtgtgggaggccGTGCTCACGTTCCTCTTCTTCCCGGTGTGTGTGGTCCAGGCCTGGGTCGCCGACCGCCGCCTGCTCTTCTACAAGTACGCACGCAAGCATTACCGCGCCGACAAGAGCCACGGCATCGTCGTGGAGACGGAGGCAGGCGATGACATAGCCAAGGAGACGGGCTTCACCAAGATGGACATGCTGGAGCTGGACGGCATGGCGACTCACCTGGATGGTGTGCTGGGTGCTGGAGATGGACCTGCGGGGCGGGATCAGGAAGAGGAGGCCAGGAGGGACATGGCCAGGACGCTGAAGGAGCTCAAGCAGAGACACCCAGACAAAGACATGGAGCAACTCATAGAGATGGCCAACTATCAG GTGCTGGTCCAGCAGCAGAAGAGTCGCGCCTTCTACCGTATCCAGGCCACGAGGATGATGATTGGCGCGGGCAACATCTTAAAGAAGCACGCGGCAGACCAGGCGCGCAAGGTGGTGAGCGGCGGCGAGACGCGCGAGCAGGAGGACGACCCCTACACCACGCGGCTGGAGTTCGAGCCAGCCCTCTACCAGTGCTTCGAGAACTGTGGCACACTGAAGCTCACCGTGGGGAGACACGGCGGGGACCCGGGCTGCACCGTCAAG GTGGACTACCGTACCGAGGACGGTACTGCCAACGCAGGCTCCGATTACGAGTTTGCAGAGGGCACGCTGGTCTTCAAGCCAGGAGAGGGTCTGAAGGAGCTGACGGTAGGTATCATCGACGACGACATCTTCGAGGAAGATGAGTACTTTTACGTCCACCTGAGCAACCCCCGCATCGTGGGCTGGGCTGACGGGCACCCCATCGCCATGGACACCGGAGCCCCCGCCCCCAAGGCGGCCCTGGGCGAGGCTTGCACCGCCACGGTGACGATCTACGACGACGACCACGCGGGCATCTTCACGTTCGAGAGCGAGGCGACACGCGTGAGCGAGAGCGTGGGCACCATGCAGGTGAAGGTCCAGCGGACGTCCGGGGCGCGGGGCCTGGTCGCCGTGCCCTACCGCACCACAGACGGCACGGCCCGCGGGGGCGAGGACTACGAGGAAACCTGTGGAAAGCTCGAGTTCCAAAATGACGAGACCAT CAGGGAAGCGGGCCGTGGGCCTGTGTCATCGCTGCCCCCTTTGACCAGATGGGAGGACTGCTGTCTAGGACACGTCAG GAAGATCATTGAAGTGAAGATTATTGATGATGAAGAGTATGAGAAAAATAAAATCTTCACCATTGAGCTGGGCGAACCTGTTCTCCTGGAGATTGGACAGAAACATG GGGACTCTAACGAGAACAAGCCTGCAGTGTtagcggaggaggaggaggtggctAAGATGGGGTGTCCCAGTCTGGGGGAGCACAGCAGGCTGTCGGTGGTGATTGAGGAGTCGTATGAGTTTAAG agcacagTGGATAAGCTCATTAAGAAGACCAACCTGGCTCTGGTGGTAGGCAGCAGCAGCTGGAGAGAGCAGTTTGTCAGCGCGGTTACCGTGAGCGCAG gtgatgatgatgatgaggagagCGGAGAGGAGCGTCTGCCCTCCTGTTTTGACTACATCATGCACTTCCTCACAGTCTTCTGGAAGGTTCTTTTTGCCTTCGTACCGCCGACCGAGTACTGGAACGGCTGGGCATGTTTCATCGTGTCGATCTTGCTGATCGGAGTCCTGACGGCGGTGACAGGTGACTTGGCGTCCCACTTCGGCTGCACCGTCGGACTGAAGGACTCCGTCACCGCCGTGGTGTTTGTGGCACTGGGCACCTCTGTACCAG ACACATTTGCCAGTAAGGTTGCAGCCATCCAGGACCAGTACGCCGATGCCTCCATCGGGAACGTGACGGGCAGCAACGCCGTGAACGTCTTCCTGGGCATCGGCGTGGCGTGGACCATCGCTGCCGTGTACTGGCGCACCAAAGGCAAGCCCTTCCGGGTGGCGCCGGGCTCCTTGGCGTTCTCCGTCACTCTGTTCACGGCGCTGTGCGTGGTGTCCGTCAGCGTGCTCCTGTACCGCCGGCGCCCCTCGGTGGCCTCGGGGGAGCTGGGTGGCCCGCGGACTTGCAAGATGCTGACGTCGCTGTTCTTCATTTTCCTCTGGCTCCTCTACATCCTGCTGGCCTCCCTGGAAGCATACTGTCACATTCCTGGATtctga